The nucleotide sequence AGAAAATTGACATGCTTCTTTGATGCCAACGGCAACGTCATCAATCTCTTTTATAGCGCATAAAAAAGGGGTCAGACCTTGTTATTGACAACTATACCAGCATTTCCAGGGTGACTATATGCCTAGACAACCTCGAATAGAGTATGAAGGAGCTATTTATCATGTAATGAGTTGAGGGGATCGACGAGAAGCCATTTATTGGAATGATGAGGATAGAGAGAATTTTCTTAAAACATTAGGAGAATCATGTGGGAAGTGTAGTTGGCTCGTTCATGTTCATATGGGTTCCAGGAATTATGTAATCTATTTGCTATACAATAAAAGATTTAGCAATAACAAGGCCTGACTCCTCACATTTCGATTATCAATGAAGATGTTTTCTTAAAGCGAAGGGCTGTTAATGTTATTGAAGCCCTCGAAAATAAAAGTATTAAGGAATATATAAGAAATCTGTTTGGGAAGGATCATAAATCCAATTCTCTGCAGGTTTTAGAAGATTGTATTGATGATAATACAACCGGCTACAACCAATACTTCCCTGCGCAGGGTGCGGAATATAACTTTCTTGATAAATTTAAGAATAAATAGCAGCTAAAGGCCAACGTTTTGGATGCAACATCAGTAGAGATATTATCGCAAAAATTGAAAATCAAACCCAAAAAAGGGGTCAGACCTTGCTATTGACAACTAGATCATCATTTCTAGGGTAACGATATCCCTAGACAAGCTCGAATAGAGTATGAAGGAGCTATTTATCATGTAATGAGTTGAGGGGATCGAGGAGAAGCCATTTATTGGAATGATGAGGATAGAGAGAATTTTCTTAAAACATGAGGAGAATCCTGTGGGAAGTGTGGTTGGCTCGTTCATGCTTATTGCTTGATGGATAATCATTTCCATGCAGTCATCGAAACACCGAAAGCCAATCTGGTTACCGGAATGAGAGAGTTATAGGGGCAAAGCTTTAGATGATGAGAAGCGGATCTCACGTGGCTGGCAGTATGGTGGTGAAGATTTTGGGGAACGAAGTCTAGAGCGCTACGATGAGATGCGTTCGCAAGTAAATATATGTGGACCGGTCAAGCAAGAGAAAGAACTCTTTAAAAGGAAAAGAATTCTTAAGGAAGAACTTAAAAAGTTGGGTTGGACTAGCAGAAGGATTGAGAAGGAGCCTAAAGGCTGTAAGCAAAAAATTCATATAGCAGAAAGGTTAAGGCGTGAGACTACCATTACTATAAATCAAGTAGCGACTCTTGTTCATATGGGTTCCAGGAATTATGTAAATTATTTGCTATACAATAAAAGAGTTAGCAATAACAAGGTCTGACCCCTCACACGCTCTGCTAGTTGGTCGTCGCGACCGATGACACTGGTTCGCTAACGCGAATGGCAGTCGAACTAAAGTTCTCATCCCGCCCTGCTCCACACTCCCCGATCTAGCCGGTATCGCGCTCCGCGCAATGAAAACTTCCCTGTCCTCTTTTCTTCGAAAAATCGGACAGGGCGGGATTCGAACCCGCGGTACCGTGAGGTACACCCGCTTTCCAGGCGAGCACAATCGGCCACTCTGTCACCTGTCCTATAAAAGTGTTAATATCATGCTAGAGTCATAGAATTATTCAAATGCTTTATTGTGTTCCTTGGTGGCTGATTACATCGTCCAGTGCCTCCCTGTCTCCACTAGGCTACGCAGTTAGCACCTCTGGTGTGAATGAAGAAGTTCACTTACGCGAATGGCGTTCTGTCACCTGTCCTGTAAAAGTGTTAATATCATGCTAGAGTCACAGAATAATTCAAATGCTTTATGAGTTGTTTTCGCTCTGGCATAATCATTGCAAGGTAAAAAGATGATCAAGACCATGGAAGAGGCATACCAATTTGTGAAAGAGGTGAAGGTCTGCACAATATTCGGTAGTGATAAATGCAAACATCCTTCGCTTTGGGAGCGTGTGGATTTACCGGAAAAGCAGCCCGGTGAAAAAGGATGGGGTCAGAAAGTGAATGCGGTGTGGAGCTGGAAAAATAAGCTGCCCGCCACGTATCCAGACGAAATTTTCTATGGCAAGATAAAGGGTGGCCTGGCTGTCCTCATGGAGATGACTTATTTGCGAGATGTTCATTTCATCCAATCCCATGAGGCAATAGACCATCTTCCCGAACTTCAACAAAGCATTTATGAAAAGATTCGTCTGGAACCTAGAGATACCACGAGTTTGCGAAAACAAATTCTTTCTGATCACGATTGTAGCAAGAGTCAGTTTGATTCAGCTCTCAAGAACTTACAGGTATCAATGAATATAGTGAGGAGTAATGAGCCCGATCTTAAGCAAGATATCTGGTTGCCATTTAAAGAGGTCTATTTGAATATCTGGCAACATCATTTGGATGACTAACGTCTTTTCAATATTCTAGAGAACTCGGATGAAATAGCATTTGAAAAAATTCCTTTCTACTTTCTTTGCCAGACATGCGGTAGAATTCATAGGTGACATGTTCATAGGGATTTTGGAGGTTCATTTCAATCCCCCACAAAGGGATCTCGCCAGCTGGGCTCATGGAATAGCGTAAGTCTCCTATAACATTAGATTTTTCTGGATGGAATCCTAAGTAGCCATCTGAGAATTTTCGAAATCGCTTGATATCATGATAGAGAACAGAAGCCTTGTCCAGTTTGGGGAATGATTTGTTGATATCAACTTTTTCTACCGAAGTCCCCTGAAAAATTTGATTTTTAAAACCAGTCCGTACAGCATCGATATAAAACTGCTCATCAAACAAATAAATAGATCTCCATAATAGAATGTTTCCTACAGTTGGTTTGACAATCATCCTTTCTATTGTGTGAGAGCGCTCCGCAGCCAAATGCTCAATGGTATTTTCAGCACGATTTAATTGCCACAAACCAAGTAATAAATAGAAGCCAGCAAAGATTAAACCTGCACGACAATAGTTGGTATTGAGGTTCTTAAAGCCGATGATTAAGGTGATGATTAAGCTGGCGGTGAAAATAGGATCAACAATGGCAATAATGCACCAAGCGATTCTCTGATCTAATAGAGGCCATAGGAGTTGAGTGCCGTAGCTGGTGCATGCATCAATAAATCCACTGAAAAGATATCCCATGAAGCAATAGAAATATAAAGTCTTGATGGGTAAGCGCTTTCTAAAAAATGGGTAGAGTAAAATAAAAGCTATGAGAGCGCCGATGGGAATGAAGAAGATGGAATGGGTAAAATGCCTATGATATTCTAGTGTAAGTAAAGGATCTTCAGATGAACGAATGAAGATGTCGGCATCGGCTAAAAGACCAGCAATAAGGCCAATGATACTCGCCATACGGATATGTTTTTTTTGGGAGGAGGCTTGAGCCACTGTGGCTCCTAATACTCCCTGAGTAACAATATCCATTGATTAGAGTTTATCCTTAAAACAGAGGCTTTCAAAAATCTTTTTAGGATATGACTAGGTTCTGCGCATGGCATTTTTCTTGAGAAAATCATGAATGAGTTAATTACAATCAAGCAAGGTAGCATGACATAGTGATTTAAGGCTGAGTATTGTTTATAGGGTTTTGTTCTACTGGTATTGTCTGTAACTATAGGCGCGGTTATTCATTTTCATTGCCAAATAAGCTTAAATACTACCACCGTTGATGACTAAAAGTCTGCCAGGAGTATCATCTAGGGAGACCCATGCTGCCAATCTATCAGGACTGGTGCTGCATGCGCTTGATAGTTTCGCTTTTTCTTGTTACTGAAAAGCTACGCACAGGCCATGTGATGGCATACATCTTGGTCGAGTCTGTTTTCCTTGTGGCTCAAGCTTTTAGGCATTTCGTTCAATTTCTATTATATCATCCGGGTTAAACACTTGCGGATTGGTAATCGGCTTGATGTAATATCAGATCTCACTATAACAGTTAGTTGTTTGCGGGGAGTACGGATAAAATGGCACAGTTAACAAACATCACTTTTTTAATCACTAGGATTTCCCTTGGAATTGTTGGTCTGGCGATCTGTTTGATTGTGCTATTTCCAGAGTATGTCGGTAAGGGCGAGGCCAGGGAATGGGAAGTTCAGAGGGTGGTTAATCTTCTTATAGGTCTCAATATGCTGATCGTTTCTGCGGTCCTTTTTATCAAGCCATTACAGGTGTGGCTCATGCGTAGTTTCGCTTTTCGGGCAATGTCTTCGATGAGTATTATTCTCCTTCTGCTGGCTCAAGTAACCTTAGCTGTAGCCGGAATTTCTGTGACTGCGGTAGTGTTATCAGCGGATTGGTTGGGGCTAGATCCTACACCAGGATTTGGTTTGACTCGATCACTACAACTTGCTGCGGGCTTAAGCCTTTTAGCTGCTACTTACCTTTTGCACAGCAAGCCTCTTCAGCGTTGGGTGGTCAAATCCTTTGGAGAAAAGATATTGGGCCACCTGCAGTTTATTGTGCTTTTATTTACCAAATACGCGCTATTACTTACCGGCCTAGCGACGGTTTTTTTGGCATCTTGTGCAGAGTTGATCGGTATTGATACTTCTCCAGGCTGGGGGCATGCGCGGACACTGCAATTCTGTGTGGGTTTGAGTTTTACAGCTGTAGCAATCATTTTGCAAAGCCGCGCGATGAAAGCTTGGTTTGTTAGACATTCTGGGCTCCGTCTTCTTTCACCAGTCCAGATTACAGTCATGCTTATCGTGCGGGTGATTTTAGCAGTTTCGGGGGTTTCAGTAACTGTCTTGGTGATATCTGCCGATTGGATTGGTTTAGATCCTACACCAGGTTGGGGGAGAGATCGTTTCATGCAACTCATTGCTGGCTTGGCTTTGTTATTTGCGACATTCATTCTTCATAATCGTTCTTTGTGGAAGTGGATGCGAAGAAGTTGATAACTTTTCTCAAATACTCTTTGGAGGTAGGAAATTGAAGCGGACTATTCCTTCAGTGGAGCCCTCTCATTTCTATGAAATTTATCAGGTTGCCATGGAATCGGTGGAAGCAATGCACCGCCCTTTAGTGGTGGCAAATGAGTGTGGTGTCACACTACCGGATAACGAATATTTAGATAGGATTGCCAGCACGGTTTATCCGTTGATGGATCGAGTCTCGCGCATTGTCCAAACTGTCTCTGGCAAGAGTATGACTTATGCACAATGTGTGGTCTTAAGAATTTATGGTTTGATGGTTTTACAAGAAGAGAAGGATCCTCGATTTCAGGAATTTTTTATGAAAAAAAACGGAGAAATCATTTCTTTGACAAGACCTTTAGTCATGGCGGGAGCTACTGCGGAACTCTCCTTTGAAGGTCGTTTTAATCGAGATAGCCTTTTTGAAGTGCTCCACAATTCTAGAACCTCCCCCCAGACTTAGAA is from Verrucomicrobiota bacterium and encodes:
- a CDS encoding metal-dependent hydrolase, which encodes MDIVTQGVLGATVAQASSQKKHIRMASIIGLIAGLLADADIFIRSSEDPLLTLEYHRHFTHSIFFIPIGALIAFILLYPFFRKRLPIKTLYFYCFMGYLFSGFIDACTSYGTQLLWPLLDQRIAWCIIAIVDPIFTASLIITLIIGFKNLNTNYCRAGLIFAGFYLLLGLWQLNRAENTIEHLAAERSHTIERMIVKPTVGNILLWRSIYLFDEQFYIDAVRTGFKNQIFQGTSVEKVDINKSFPKLDKASVLYHDIKRFRKFSDGYLGFHPEKSNVIGDLRYSMSPAGEIPLWGIEMNLQNPYEHVTYEFYRMSGKESRKEFFQMLFHPSSLEY